A genomic window from Dama dama isolate Ldn47 chromosome 6, ASM3311817v1, whole genome shotgun sequence includes:
- the NKX3-2 gene encoding homeobox protein Nkx-3.2, whose translation MAVRGANTLTPFSIQAILNKKEERGGLPATEGRSVPGGTAVAVASAPAVCCWRLFGETDAGALGGAEDSLLASPAGTRTAARRTAESPGGWDSDSALSEENEGGRRCADPPGASGACRAGATLGLGQPVCELPAAKDLEEEAAGRSDSEMSASVSGDRSPRAEDDGVGPGGARVPTLCSGGGGGGGGRPAGGAEEEEGPAAPKPRKKRSRAAFSHAQVFELERRFNHQRYLSGPERADLAASLKLTETQVKIWFQNRRYKTKRRQMAADLLASAPAAKKVAVKVLVRDDQRQYLPGEVLRPPSLLPLQPSYYYPYYCLPGWALSTCAAAAGTQ comes from the exons ATGGCTGTGCGCGGCGCCAACACCTTGACGCCCTTCTCCATCCAGGCGATCCTCAACAAGAAAGAGGAGCGCGGCGGGCTGCCCGCGACCGAGGGGCGCTCGGTACCCGGGGGCACAGCGGTGGCAGTGGCTTCGGCGCCCGCTGTCTGTTGCTGGCGGCTCTTTGGGGAGACAGACGCGGGCGCGCTGGGGGGCGCCGAGGACTCTCTGCTGGCGTCTCCTGCGGGGACCAGAACGGCTGCGAGGCGGACGGCGGAGAGCCCGGGCGGCTGGGACTCGGACTCGGCGCTGAGCGAGGAGAACGAGGGCGGCCGGCGCTGCGCGGACCCGCCGGGGGCCAGCGGGGCCTGCCGTGCAGGGGCGACCCTGGGCCTCGGCCAGCCGGTCTGCGAGCTGCCCGCCGCCAAGGACCTGGAGGAGGAAGCCGCAGGCCGGAGCGACAGTGAGATGTCGGCCAGCGTCTCAG GCGACCGCAGCCCGAGGGCCGAGGACGACGGGGTTGGCCCTGGAGGCGCACGCGTGCCCACGCTCTGCAGcggtggtggcggcggcggcggcggcaggccGGCGGGCGgcgcggaggaggaggagggacccgCGGCGCCTAAGCCGCGCAAGAAGCGTTCGCGCGCCGCCTTCTCGCACGCGCAGGTCTTCGAGCTGGAGCGCCGCTTCAACCATCAGCGCTACCTATCCGGGCCGGAGCGCGCAGACCTGGCAGCGTCGCTGAAGCTCACCGAGACGCAGGTGAAGATCTGGTTCCAGAACCGTCGCTACAAGACCAAGCGCCGGCAGATGGCTGCCGACCTGCTGGCCTCGGCGCCCGCCGCCAAGAAGGTGGCGGTGAAGGTGCTGGTCCGCGACGACCAGAGACAGTACCTGCCCGGAGAGGTGCTGCGACCACCCTCGCTGTTGCCCCTGCAGCCCTCCTACTATTACCCTTATTACTGCCTCCCCGGCTGGGCGCTCTCCACGTGCGCGGCTGCTGCGGGCACCCAGTGA